TAACGGCAAAAATGGCCATGCCCGCCAGCAGGATATTTTTACGCCCGGTATGATCCAGCAGGTTGCCAAACCACGGCCGGAAGGCCACTGCCGCCAGCGTGAATATTCCGACGATCAGGCCGGCCATCGACTGGCTGCCGCTCATGTCCTGCGCATATAACGGCAGCGTGGGCAGCAGCATATACATGGCGGTAAATACCAGGAAATTAACCGCAATGACCAATAGGAAGTCTTTGGACCAAAGCTTAGCAGTGGCGATTGGCTGATTCATCGCAAATAGCCCTCCATCCTGTAAGACATTAACTTTGGGATAGATTAACGCTGCGGGGTTCTTTCCTGTGCTGGCAATCCGGGCACTGCCGGCTTACCAGTTAAGCCGGTTTAGAAACCCGCGAACCAGTTCGGCGAAGCGTTCCGGCTGGCAAAGGTTGGTGGGGTCTATGGAATTGGTGATGACATACAGTTCGGAGTCTCTGATTTTTTGCATGGCGCGCTGCATCAGACGAAGGCTTATTGCCAAAGCGCTGCCGACAATGCCGAGGACCGGGCAGTTCAATTGGTGAAGCCGTCTGGTGTGGTTAGCCCGCAGCAGGGCAAATTGCTGCAATACCGTTTCCCGTTTGCGCAGGTTTTTAGCGATATGGGCAATATGGCGCGCGGCCAGCGGCCAGCGCCGGTATTGGCGCCTGATTGCCGACAGCAGCAGGGGCAAGGGCAGGTAAATCAGCCAGAAAGCGGCGCAAAGGCTAATTAAAATGAGCCTTTCCTTCACACTGACCGGCTCGGTATCGCCGGCTGAGTCGACAATAATCACCGCCCGGACTTTTTCAGGATAACGTAAAGCAAAATGACAGGTGACTACGCCGCCGTAGGAAACACCGCAGACTACAGCACGGGGTACACCCAGGCAATCCATTAAATCGGCGATATCATCGCATTGACGGTCAAGCAGGCCGGCGACAGGGCCGGTCAGACGTCCTGACCGGCCGCTGCCCCGCAAATCGGGGCAGATAACCCGGTGCGTCGGGCTGAATTCCGTTATTTGCGGTTCAAACATTTTGCCGCTGGCGCCCAGGCCGTGAATGAATATCAGCGGCTTGCCGTCGCCGTCATCAGAATAAAATAAGCTTGTTTTCGCGGTTTTTAACAATGGCATGGCAGTTTCCTTTTGGTTGGTGCTATTATTGTGCCGTTAAAAGCCGGAGTTCATGCTCAATATCCCCAAATAAGGGTCTGGTAATCGGCCAAGTCCAAAGCCGGGGGTTGAACTGCGCCTAGTTTAATTATACCATAATGCGGCCATTGTCTGCCTGTCTTTAGCCGGCTGCCGGAGAAAATGAATTGTACAGATAACAGCGCACGGTGTAAAATAAGTATAATGATAAACAAGCGGCTGCTCTCGCGCAGCGGCAATTTGGGGAGGTAACGCCATGCGACCAAAAGTCTTTATTTCCGGATTGATACCGCAGCTTGCGTATGAATTGCTGTCACAGGAATTTGATGTGACCATGCACCCTGATCTGCGGCTATTGTCCAAGGCTGAAATTATCGCCGGGTTGGCCGGCGCGGATGCTTTGCTGTCCTTACTTTCGGATCATATCGACGCCGAGATTATTCAGTCCAACCCCGGGTTAAAAATTATCGCCAATTACGGGGCCGGTTTTAATAACATTGATGTGGCTGCCGCCAGCGCCCGCAAAATACCGGTGACCAACACACCGCAGGTTTCTACCAATGCCACGGCGGACTTAACCTGGGGGCTGATGCTGGCCGTGGCCCGCCGGATTGTGGAAGGCGACAAGAATACCAGGGCCGGAAAATTTGGCGGCTGGGCGCCGCTGTATCACTTGGGAACGGAAGTAACGGGAAAAACACTGGGCATTATCGGCATGGGCAATATTGGCAAGGCCGTGGCCCGCCGGGCGCAGGGATTTGAAATGCCGGTTATTTATTACTCCCGGACCCGCTTAAGCCCGGAGCAGGAACAACAGCTGAATGCCGAATACTGTGAATTGAAGGATGTCATTGCCAAGGCCGATTTCCTGACGTTTCATGTAAGCTATCATCCTTCGCTGCGCCATTTGATCGGGGCAGAGCAACTGGCAAGCATGAAAAGCACGGCGTTTTTGATCAATGCCGCCCGCGGCCCGCTTGTCGATGAACAGGCGCTGTTAACTGCCCTTCAGAATAAAAGCATTGCCGGGGCCGGACTGGATGTTTATGAATTTGAGCCTGCGGTTACCGCTGGTCTGGAAGCAC
This genomic interval from Dendrosporobacter quercicolus contains the following:
- a CDS encoding alpha/beta fold hydrolase; amino-acid sequence: MPLLKTAKTSLFYSDDGDGKPLIFIHGLGASGKMFEPQITEFSPTHRVICPDLRGSGRSGRLTGPVAGLLDRQCDDIADLMDCLGVPRAVVCGVSYGGVVTCHFALRYPEKVRAVIIVDSAGDTEPVSVKERLILISLCAAFWLIYLPLPLLLSAIRRQYRRWPLAARHIAHIAKNLRKRETVLQQFALLRANHTRRLHQLNCPVLGIVGSALAISLRLMQRAMQKIRDSELYVITNSIDPTNLCQPERFAELVRGFLNRLNW
- a CDS encoding 2-hydroxyacid dehydrogenase family protein — translated: MRPKVFISGLIPQLAYELLSQEFDVTMHPDLRLLSKAEIIAGLAGADALLSLLSDHIDAEIIQSNPGLKIIANYGAGFNNIDVAAASARKIPVTNTPQVSTNATADLTWGLMLAVARRIVEGDKNTRAGKFGGWAPLYHLGTEVTGKTLGIIGMGNIGKAVARRAQGFEMPVIYYSRTRLSPEQEQQLNAEYCELKDVIAKADFLTFHVSYHPSLRHLIGAEQLASMKSTAFLINAARGPLVDEQALLTALQNKSIAGAGLDVYEFEPAVTAGLEALDNVVLCPHLGNATVETRDQMAAIAARNIIAVLKGQKPINCVNPEIYK